One Gimesia sp. DNA segment encodes these proteins:
- a CDS encoding HNH endonuclease, producing MVSSSTLQRPTLILNRNWQPVGITTVARAVVKIWNETARVVDPADYQTYSWADWAALRPAEDELVIHSSHDRFRVPEVITLLKYDRVPRNVVTFSRRNVFKRDRFTCQYCGCQPGSEELTIDHVLPRSQGGETSWENCVLACVECNSHKAARTPGQANMQLLKEPVRPKWKPFYALQNIQVDSWSRFISENYWNVELER from the coding sequence ATGGTGTCTTCTTCAACGCTGCAGCGGCCTACGCTGATCCTGAACCGAAACTGGCAGCCTGTCGGCATTACGACGGTAGCCCGGGCTGTGGTTAAAATCTGGAATGAGACAGCCCGCGTGGTTGACCCTGCAGATTACCAGACGTATTCCTGGGCTGATTGGGCAGCGCTCCGACCAGCTGAGGATGAACTGGTAATTCACAGCAGTCACGATCGATTCCGCGTTCCTGAAGTGATTACGCTGCTGAAGTATGACCGTGTTCCCCGGAACGTGGTGACCTTCAGTCGGCGGAATGTCTTCAAGCGTGACCGGTTTACCTGTCAGTATTGCGGTTGTCAGCCCGGGAGCGAAGAGCTGACGATCGACCACGTTCTGCCACGCTCTCAGGGGGGCGAAACGTCCTGGGAGAACTGCGTGCTGGCCTGTGTTGAGTGCAACTCACACAAAGCGGCTCGTACTCCAGGGCAGGCGAACATGCAACTGCTGAAAGAACCGGTTCGTCCCAAGTGGAAGCCGTTCTATGCCCTGCAGAATATTCAGGTCGACAGCTGGTCTCGCTTTATCAGCGAGAATTACTGGAATGTCGAGCTGGAACGATAG
- a CDS encoding DNA integrity scanning protein DisA nucleotide-binding domain protein codes for MKRVDLSPQLTSLLKAAKRLASDCEIDVVFLLADIPYDFLEISKSLGKLRLVVSSDKPDVQRAAQEDGIALVPLIHEPQTRQVQISQAILEAIADEILASGDRIIALYAGFEREHADSLSIVSLADHLAKLTSRDLQRLETKVPLQTLRAVVDLAVEIGREGREGKPVGALFVVGNHRKVLSLSHEQVHDPFKGYSQKDRMVNNPRVKESMKELAQIDGAFIISSDGVVQSAGRILNASAEGLTLSKGLGSRHWAAAAISKETGAIAIAVSESTGTVRIFQDGYVVLRIEPMSSAMKWFDFDTEPPQSE; via the coding sequence ATGAAACGGGTTGACTTATCCCCACAATTAACGAGCTTATTAAAAGCAGCTAAACGATTAGCCAGTGATTGTGAGATTGATGTCGTCTTCCTGTTAGCAGATATTCCTTATGACTTCCTGGAGATCAGCAAATCTCTCGGGAAATTAAGGCTGGTAGTCTCTTCCGATAAACCTGACGTTCAACGCGCCGCCCAGGAAGACGGGATTGCCCTGGTTCCGCTGATCCACGAACCCCAGACGCGTCAGGTACAGATCAGCCAGGCCATTCTGGAAGCAATTGCCGACGAGATTCTCGCATCGGGCGACCGGATTATCGCGCTGTATGCCGGCTTTGAACGGGAGCACGCGGATTCACTGAGCATCGTCAGCCTGGCAGATCACCTGGCCAAGCTGACCTCACGCGATCTGCAGCGCCTGGAGACCAAGGTTCCTCTGCAGACTCTGCGAGCCGTGGTGGACCTGGCAGTGGAGATCGGCCGTGAAGGACGCGAAGGGAAGCCGGTCGGTGCTTTATTTGTTGTGGGGAACCATCGTAAAGTCCTGTCGCTTTCACACGAACAGGTTCACGACCCGTTCAAAGGCTACTCCCAGAAGGACCGCATGGTCAACAATCCGCGTGTCAAGGAGAGCATGAAGGAACTGGCCCAGATCGACGGTGCCTTTATTATCAGCTCAGACGGAGTCGTCCAGTCGGCAGGGCGGATTCTGAATGCATCTGCGGAAGGCCTGACGCTCTCTAAGGGACTGGGATCCCGGCATTGGGCTGCCGCTGCGATTTCCAAGGAAACCGGCGCGATTGCCATCGCGGTTTCTGAGTCTACCGGTACTGTACGCATTTTCCAGGACGGCTATGTCGTTTTGAGAATTGAACCGATGAGTAGTGCCATGAAATGGTTCGATTTTGATACCGAACCACCGCAGTCCGAGTAA
- a CDS encoding NAD(+)/NADH kinase, with protein sequence MSESPLNLMFLLRDQSAHIQTAWDQIHAYLQSQSSVYVSAVSVIEDFTPDDSEADLVVVLGGDGAILRACRQMGLNQLPMIGVNLGRLGFLADLTPDGFCKNFAQIVERKYRIVEHLMFECKHYLADGSVNTYLGLNEVVISSAGAMSMIDVELTVNNELVTTYSGDGLIISTPVGSTAHSLSAGGPILKQDLQAFVITPICPHTPTNRPLVDNANALYSLSSPNAPEGAMLVIDGQIKVPYASGDRLELKRAPVAFKLARIPGFNYYTRLNRKLGWGGQPKYGAE encoded by the coding sequence ATGTCTGAGTCTCCTTTAAATTTGATGTTCCTCCTGCGGGATCAAAGCGCACACATTCAGACGGCCTGGGATCAGATCCATGCATACCTGCAATCCCAGTCTTCGGTCTATGTCTCAGCAGTCTCCGTGATCGAAGATTTTACACCCGATGATTCCGAAGCCGATCTGGTGGTAGTACTGGGGGGCGACGGCGCGATCCTGCGTGCCTGTCGCCAGATGGGACTGAATCAGCTGCCGATGATTGGTGTGAACCTGGGTCGGCTGGGATTTCTGGCAGACCTGACTCCGGACGGGTTCTGCAAGAACTTTGCCCAGATCGTGGAGCGCAAGTATCGGATCGTCGAGCACCTGATGTTCGAATGCAAGCACTATCTGGCGGACGGATCGGTGAATACCTACCTGGGACTCAACGAGGTGGTAATCAGTTCTGCCGGGGCGATGTCGATGATCGATGTCGAATTGACGGTGAATAACGAGCTGGTGACGACTTACAGTGGCGACGGGCTGATCATCAGTACGCCCGTGGGTTCGACCGCGCATAGTCTTTCGGCAGGTGGCCCGATTTTGAAACAGGACCTGCAGGCGTTTGTGATCACTCCGATCTGTCCACATACGCCAACCAACCGACCACTGGTTGACAATGCAAACGCCCTGTACTCGCTGTCTTCCCCGAATGCACCGGAAGGAGCGATGCTGGTGATTGACGGGCAGATCAAGGTTCCCTATGCCTCTGGTGACCGCCTGGAACTGAAGCGGGCTCCGGTGGCATTCAAACTGGCCCGGATTCCGGGATTCAACTACTATACGCGTCTGAATCGCAAGCTGGGCTGGGGAGGCCAGCCGAAATATGGAGCAGAATAG
- a CDS encoding sugar phosphate isomerase/epimerase, with translation MKYGLNMLLWTSDVNESHFGLLEQIKGWGYDGVELPVFEADEKKFAQVGNKLEELGLGRTAVTVCTPDENPISSDPAIREAGLNRLKRMIDMCAASGATHLCGPIHSALGEFSGSGRTADEWKYGQEILAQAADHAQANNVILVCEYLNRFECYFLNTAEDCSQFTREVNHPNLKMMYDSFHANIEEKSITEAVKVCADQMVHVHISENDRSTPGEGGVNWDETFAALKEINYDGWFTIEAFGLALPDLAAATRIWRKMFPTEEHLATKGLEFMKTRWEG, from the coding sequence ATGAAGTACGGCTTAAACATGCTGCTGTGGACCTCCGATGTGAATGAGTCCCATTTCGGACTGCTCGAGCAGATCAAAGGCTGGGGCTATGATGGCGTCGAGCTGCCTGTCTTTGAGGCGGATGAGAAAAAATTCGCTCAGGTCGGAAACAAACTGGAAGAACTCGGTCTGGGTCGCACCGCTGTCACTGTCTGCACGCCGGATGAGAACCCGATCTCCAGCGATCCCGCCATCCGCGAAGCTGGCCTGAATCGTCTTAAACGCATGATCGATATGTGTGCCGCCTCTGGAGCCACTCACCTCTGTGGCCCCATTCACTCCGCACTCGGCGAATTCTCCGGCTCTGGTCGCACCGCTGACGAATGGAAGTACGGCCAGGAAATCCTCGCCCAGGCCGCTGACCACGCCCAGGCCAACAACGTGATTCTGGTCTGTGAATACCTCAACCGCTTTGAATGCTACTTCCTCAATACGGCGGAAGACTGTTCTCAGTTCACCCGAGAAGTCAATCATCCGAACCTGAAGATGATGTACGACTCCTTCCATGCCAACATCGAAGAGAAAAGTATCACCGAAGCTGTCAAAGTCTGTGCCGATCAGATGGTCCACGTGCACATCTCCGAAAACGATCGCTCCACCCCCGGCGAGGGGGGCGTCAACTGGGACGAAACCTTCGCTGCGCTCAAAGAAATCAACTACGACGGCTGGTTCACCATCGAAGCCTTCGGTCTGGCCCTGCCCGACCTGGCCGCTGCCACCCGCATCTGGCGGAAGATGTTCCCCACCGAAGAGCATCTGGCAACCAAGGGCCTCGAATTCATGAAGACCCGCTGGGAAGGCTGA
- a CDS encoding RNA-binding domain-containing protein, translating to MSDNLQLDNNKVEELLSRMEGNTIDFKQAQYDFTASDTKDQKRKRAEFVKDIISMYNTPRDENSYIILGVNKKLDNSYEITGISSHIDDAELQSKFTDWIHPIPRFYYLPYEYCGKQIGLIIIPPDKNIGPCLPSKDLPSYQHQTLRQHQIYFRRNSMNDIATADDQKLIFSWFSNEQPSKAIPEGAHWDDLIDEMGDFSPKYYYGLIVTKLKDKLDELPKALGLIDWAFVIDFDNETDSSGLLSLVQPVINSRRSVHLVTKGDTPSINIENGTYWYCANGISGRSETIPASEKFYEWNKMYGFDLQHFFHSLARVATSRPISILVLWDSNKPTESLNSIMTNISATFGESLNGAMILESPSSQLQAIADNFHFSNFIIPTSQLCFGIKHLMSKPDNTSSVEVSLPSSSGAPIPIPNNKLAWLSEELQILHLAEGQRSQGVHETGAEFLRGNEISWYEIGLNYDVTRDLTNKVIRTVRSDLGSRGSIRINLYHAPGAGGTTIARRIMWDLHTEYPCMQLLRTTPNETSERLKYIGSLTNKAMLLVVDAGAISDREADALYEAIAANHLPIVLLQVTRRFGKPKEQKRALYLESELSPSEADKFVHFLEREEPSRGTELRHVIQEATPETVTPFYLALVAFGRNFVRLSDYISIRIEALSENQKKCICYMALAHFFGQRAIPILFFAEEFGVPSNRPIKMNSLFPSSTLELLVEVKPNYWRTVHPLVAEECMRQIFTPNNADQEAWGQYLSKWSIQFIDFCRGTNPLVSDESLDIVRQVFVFRDNSEILGSERAGTVYFSESLEKIPSPEGRLEVLKYLTQSFPEEAHFWAHLGRFLSTVLKEHNSALESVEHAISLQPNDHILHHMKGMVIRAYVYQLISEKKPIEDVVDHAANAANSFLQARDLEPDDEHGYISDVQMCLKILDYCGETQKSKPIIAATNPSTPKWVRERVEYIEDLLLQVRQNREGEKPSRFEEKCRADLSFIYGDHSTALQRWDSMLTRQDVYSPPIRRQIIWAYLSRGDRKWTSLKNSEIERSLKLLNDNLDEEPNNERNLRLWLQAIRMSLHPPSLDTVIEKLAYWRANSDTLEPVFYLFVAYSLKAIEGSSLAKDNALKCLEECSIRSRYRRNRSKSFEWLGIGDGLKRLIHQDSLGDWDSDKQFWTDPSKLERVNGIIRRIQGPESGELEIDSGLRAFFVPARSGHYKGESENRRITCFIGFSYDGLRAWSVKDQI from the coding sequence ATGAGTGATAATTTGCAACTTGACAACAACAAAGTAGAAGAGCTTCTCTCTCGTATGGAAGGCAATACAATTGACTTCAAACAGGCTCAATATGACTTCACAGCTTCAGATACAAAAGATCAAAAACGTAAAAGGGCTGAGTTTGTTAAAGATATCATTTCAATGTACAACACTCCTCGAGATGAGAATTCTTACATCATCCTTGGAGTAAATAAAAAACTGGACAATTCCTATGAAATCACTGGAATATCATCTCACATAGATGATGCTGAACTTCAGAGTAAGTTTACGGATTGGATCCATCCCATACCACGATTTTACTATCTACCCTATGAGTACTGTGGTAAACAGATAGGTCTAATAATAATTCCACCAGATAAAAATATTGGACCTTGTCTACCCTCAAAAGATTTACCGAGCTACCAACATCAAACTTTACGTCAACATCAGATTTACTTTCGTCGAAATTCGATGAATGATATTGCTACTGCTGATGACCAAAAACTCATATTTTCATGGTTTAGTAACGAACAACCTAGCAAAGCTATACCAGAGGGAGCACATTGGGATGATCTCATAGACGAAATGGGAGATTTTAGCCCCAAGTATTACTATGGTCTAATAGTAACTAAACTAAAAGATAAGCTAGACGAGTTGCCAAAAGCGTTAGGCCTCATCGACTGGGCTTTCGTAATCGACTTTGACAATGAAACTGATTCTTCGGGGCTTCTATCACTTGTCCAACCAGTAATAAACAGCCGTAGGTCTGTTCATCTTGTGACTAAGGGCGATACTCCATCTATAAACATAGAAAATGGAACTTACTGGTATTGTGCTAATGGTATATCTGGAAGATCAGAAACAATTCCTGCATCTGAAAAATTTTATGAATGGAACAAAATGTATGGCTTTGATCTCCAACATTTTTTTCATTCATTGGCTCGCGTCGCTACTTCGCGGCCAATTTCTATCTTAGTTTTATGGGATTCAAATAAACCAACAGAATCTCTGAATTCAATCATGACTAACATCAGTGCTACATTTGGTGAATCACTCAATGGAGCAATGATACTTGAGTCTCCTTCTTCCCAATTACAAGCCATCGCAGACAATTTTCATTTTTCTAATTTTATTATTCCTACATCACAATTATGTTTTGGAATTAAACATTTAATGAGTAAGCCAGACAACACCTCAAGTGTAGAGGTTTCATTACCTTCTTCGTCTGGCGCTCCCATCCCAATACCAAACAATAAGCTTGCCTGGCTCTCTGAGGAGCTTCAAATCCTACACCTAGCTGAAGGACAACGCTCACAAGGTGTTCACGAAACAGGTGCTGAGTTTTTAAGAGGTAATGAAATCTCATGGTATGAAATCGGATTAAATTATGACGTTACTAGAGACCTAACAAATAAAGTGATTCGTACTGTTCGCTCAGACCTAGGAAGTCGAGGATCAATCAGAATCAACCTCTACCATGCTCCTGGTGCTGGTGGTACTACAATTGCAAGACGGATTATGTGGGATCTTCACACAGAATATCCATGTATGCAATTGTTACGAACTACTCCTAATGAGACTTCTGAAAGACTAAAATACATTGGGTCATTAACCAACAAAGCAATGCTACTAGTTGTAGACGCCGGCGCAATATCTGACCGTGAAGCAGATGCTCTTTACGAAGCAATAGCAGCCAATCACCTGCCTATAGTTCTCTTGCAAGTAACCCGCCGATTTGGAAAACCAAAAGAGCAAAAAAGAGCACTCTATCTTGAGAGTGAACTCTCGCCATCAGAAGCTGACAAATTTGTGCATTTTCTAGAAAGAGAAGAACCTTCTAGAGGAACTGAGTTACGGCATGTAATTCAAGAAGCCACACCAGAAACTGTTACCCCTTTCTACTTAGCCCTGGTAGCCTTTGGACGCAATTTTGTACGACTTTCTGATTATATATCCATCAGAATTGAAGCTTTATCAGAAAATCAAAAAAAATGTATATGCTACATGGCTCTTGCACATTTTTTTGGACAAAGAGCTATACCGATACTATTCTTCGCCGAAGAATTTGGCGTCCCATCCAACCGCCCCATCAAAATGAATAGTCTATTCCCATCGTCAACCTTAGAGCTTCTAGTTGAGGTAAAACCCAACTATTGGAGGACTGTCCACCCTTTAGTCGCTGAAGAATGTATGCGACAGATTTTTACTCCCAACAACGCAGACCAAGAAGCTTGGGGGCAATATTTATCAAAATGGTCTATTCAATTCATCGACTTCTGTAGGGGAACTAATCCGCTAGTCTCGGATGAATCATTAGATATTGTCAGGCAAGTCTTTGTATTTAGAGATAATTCAGAAATACTCGGATCTGAGCGCGCTGGGACTGTGTACTTCTCCGAGTCATTAGAAAAAATACCATCTCCAGAGGGAAGACTTGAAGTATTAAAATACTTAACCCAGTCTTTTCCGGAAGAAGCTCATTTCTGGGCTCATCTCGGGCGTTTTCTAAGTACTGTTCTCAAAGAGCACAATTCTGCCCTTGAATCCGTAGAACATGCGATCTCCTTACAGCCAAACGATCATATTCTACATCATATGAAGGGGATGGTAATTCGAGCATATGTCTACCAACTAATTTCTGAAAAAAAACCTATTGAAGATGTTGTTGATCATGCTGCAAATGCCGCAAATTCATTTTTGCAAGCTAGAGATCTCGAACCAGACGATGAACACGGCTATATAAGCGACGTACAAATGTGTCTAAAAATCCTTGACTATTGTGGAGAAACACAGAAAAGTAAGCCCATCATTGCCGCAACTAATCCATCTACGCCGAAATGGGTCAGGGAAAGAGTAGAATACATTGAGGATCTCTTACTACAAGTAAGGCAAAACAGAGAAGGCGAAAAGCCGAGCCGCTTTGAAGAAAAATGTAGAGCAGATCTTTCTTTTATTTATGGGGACCACAGCACAGCTCTTCAGAGATGGGATTCAATGCTCACAAGACAAGACGTGTATAGTCCACCAATACGTCGACAAATCATTTGGGCTTACCTCTCGCGTGGTGACAGAAAATGGACATCATTAAAAAATAGTGAGATAGAAAGATCCTTAAAACTTCTGAACGATAACCTTGACGAAGAGCCAAATAACGAACGCAACCTGCGGCTGTGGTTACAAGCAATCAGAATGAGTCTTCATCCTCCAAGCCTGGATACTGTAATAGAAAAGCTTGCATATTGGAGAGCAAACAGTGACACGCTAGAACCTGTTTTCTATCTCTTTGTTGCCTATAGCCTAAAAGCAATTGAAGGGTCATCCTTAGCCAAAGATAACGCTCTTAAATGTCTTGAGGAATGTAGTATTCGCTCGCGTTATCGACGGAATCGCTCAAAAAGTTTTGAGTGGCTAGGTATTGGGGATGGGCTCAAACGTCTAATACATCAGGATTCTCTGGGTGATTGGGATAGCGATAAACAGTTTTGGACTGACCCTTCTAAACTAGAACGAGTAAATGGAATCATACGACGCATCCAAGGGCCAGAGTCTGGAGAATTAGAAATAGATTCAGGATTGAGAGCTTTTTTCGTTCCCGCTCGATCTGGGCACTACAAAGGTGAATCTGAAAACCGACGTATAACATGTTTCATAGGATTTAGTTACGATGGTTTACGAGCTTGGTCAGTAAAAGACCAAATTTAA
- a CDS encoding sulfite exporter TauE/SafE family protein, with product MKGQSSASPLRPLWPFCLWLVLFYAVWLTVVLLTDGWDTLRAHWPIAVSMALGSYIAGSTPMGGGTVGFPVLVLFFDMPGSLGRNFGLAVQSVGMVSASIYILSARRPLDWGLLKPALAGALVGTPLGAALIAPFVPDLWVKLTFAVVWCSFGIMHLVKLKELVAAEGVSDRWRRYDTQLGLAVGLTGGIVASITGVGIDMMVYATLVLLYRADLKVAIPTSVLLMAFTSVLGIFSNLLLSRFDPGLYHMDPEVYANWLAAAPIVALGAPFGALVVNLISRTPTLLLVSLLCIVQFAWTIMHERVTGVALLAALGSVLAMNALFHVLYRCGRGEAPLDRPGLAAGLPPVELVGDERVE from the coding sequence GGTCAGAGTTCCGCTTCTCCGTTACGCCCACTGTGGCCGTTCTGTTTGTGGCTGGTCCTGTTTTATGCAGTCTGGCTGACGGTGGTTCTGCTGACTGATGGCTGGGATACGCTGCGTGCTCACTGGCCGATCGCCGTATCGATGGCACTGGGTTCTTATATCGCCGGTTCGACCCCGATGGGGGGCGGCACGGTCGGTTTTCCGGTACTGGTCCTGTTTTTTGATATGCCCGGTTCCCTGGGACGGAACTTTGGTCTGGCTGTCCAGTCGGTAGGGATGGTTTCGGCCAGCATTTATATTCTCTCGGCTAGACGCCCGCTCGACTGGGGATTGCTAAAGCCGGCGCTGGCGGGTGCCCTGGTGGGAACACCACTGGGTGCTGCTCTGATCGCCCCTTTTGTTCCGGACCTGTGGGTCAAGCTGACGTTCGCGGTGGTCTGGTGCAGTTTCGGTATCATGCACCTGGTGAAGCTCAAAGAACTGGTGGCCGCCGAGGGAGTCAGTGACCGCTGGCGGCGCTACGATACGCAACTAGGGCTGGCCGTCGGTCTTACAGGCGGCATCGTGGCTTCGATTACCGGCGTGGGGATTGACATGATGGTCTATGCGACGCTGGTGCTGCTGTACCGGGCCGATCTGAAGGTGGCGATTCCGACCTCGGTGCTGCTCATGGCGTTTACGTCGGTTCTGGGTATCTTTTCGAACCTGCTGCTGTCACGGTTCGACCCCGGTCTGTATCACATGGATCCGGAAGTGTATGCCAACTGGCTGGCCGCGGCTCCGATTGTCGCCCTGGGAGCGCCCTTTGGTGCACTGGTGGTGAACCTGATTTCCCGCACGCCGACGCTGCTACTGGTGTCGCTGCTGTGTATCGTGCAGTTCGCGTGGACGATCATGCATGAACGGGTGACCGGAGTGGCCCTGCTGGCGGCACTGGGGAGCGTGCTGGCGATGAATGCCCTGTTTCATGTTCTGTACCGGTGCGGTCGCGGGGAGGCGCCCCTGGATCGTCCGGGCCTGGCTGCGGGATTGCCGCCAGTGGAACTGGTGGGGGATGAGCGGGTGGAGTGA